In one Euleptes europaea isolate rEulEur1 chromosome 12, rEulEur1.hap1, whole genome shotgun sequence genomic region, the following are encoded:
- the LOC130485208 gene encoding histone H2A-IV-like, with the protein MSGCGKQGGKARAKAKTCSSQAGLQFPVGRMHRLLRKGNYAERVGAGAPVYLAAMLEYLMAEILELAGNAARDNKKMCIIPRHLQLAIRNDEELIKLLEKVTIAQGGILPNIQAVLLPKKIESHKAKAK; encoded by the coding sequence ATGTCCGGATGCGGCAAGCAAGGCGGCAAGGCACGGGCCAAGGCCAAGACGTGCTCCTCCCAGGCCGGGCTGCAGTTCCCGGTGGGCCGCATGCACCGCCTGCTGCGCAAGGGCAACTACGCCGAGCGGGTGGGCGCGGGGGCGCCGGTCTACCTGGCAGCCATGCTGGAGTACCTGATGGCCGAGATTCTGGAGCTGGCGGGCAACGCGGCACGCGACAACAAGAAGATGTGCATCATCCCTCGCCACCTGCAGCTGGCCATCCGCAACGACGAGGAGCTGATCAAGCTGCTGGAGAAAGTCACCATTGCCCAGGGCGGCATCCTGCCCAACATCCAGGCTGTCCTGCTGCCCAAGAAGATTGAGAGCCACAAGGCCAAGGCCAAGTAA